The following proteins come from a genomic window of Microbacterium lemovicicum:
- the rplR gene encoding 50S ribosomal protein L18 has product MAIKTKSDARARRHARLRKKVIGTPERPRLVVNRSARHIFVQLVDDSKGHTVASASTMEADLRTFEGDKTAKARKVGELVADRAKAAGVVDVVFDRGGNRYAGRVAAIADGAREGGLNL; this is encoded by the coding sequence CAAGTCCGACGCCCGCGCGCGTCGTCACGCCCGCCTTCGCAAGAAGGTCATCGGCACCCCCGAGCGTCCGCGCCTGGTGGTCAACCGCTCCGCCCGCCACATCTTCGTGCAGCTGGTCGACGACAGCAAGGGTCACACCGTGGCCTCCGCGTCGACGATGGAGGCAGACCTCCGCACGTTCGAGGGTGACAAGACGGCCAAGGCGCGCAAGGTCGGCGAGCTCGTCGCCGATCGCGCGAAGGCCGCCGGCGTCGTGGACGTCGTCTTCGACCGCGGTGGCAACCGCTACGCCGGTCGCGTCGCCGCCATCGCGGACGGCGCCCGTGAGGGAGGCCTGAACCTGTGA
- the rpsE gene encoding 30S ribosomal protein S5 codes for MSDNKENTVTEQPVAAATTEAPAEVVAEREPRRGGRERNPNRDRGGRDREQSQFLERVVTINRVSKVVKGGRRFSFTALVVVGDGNGVVGVGYGKAREVPLAISKGVEEAKRNFFRVPRVGVTIPHPVQGEAAAGVVLLRPASAGTGVIAGGPVRAVLECAGIHDVLSKSLGSSNTINIVHATVAALKQLEEPRAVAARRGLEFDQVAPARLVRAEADALAGSKAGA; via the coding sequence GTGAGTGACAACAAGGAGAACACCGTGACCGAGCAGCCCGTCGCTGCCGCCACCACCGAGGCTCCGGCCGAGGTCGTCGCCGAGCGCGAGCCCCGCCGGGGCGGGCGCGAGCGCAACCCCAACCGCGACCGCGGTGGACGCGACCGCGAGCAGAGCCAGTTCCTGGAGCGCGTGGTCACCATCAACCGCGTGTCCAAGGTCGTCAAGGGCGGTCGCCGCTTCAGCTTCACGGCGCTCGTCGTCGTGGGCGACGGCAACGGCGTCGTCGGCGTCGGATACGGAAAGGCCCGCGAGGTGCCCCTGGCCATCTCGAAGGGTGTCGAAGAGGCCAAGCGCAACTTCTTCCGCGTCCCGCGCGTCGGCGTCACCATCCCGCACCCCGTGCAGGGTGAGGCCGCCGCCGGCGTGGTGCTGCTGCGTCCGGCGTCCGCCGGTACCGGCGTCATCGCCGGTGGGCCGGTCCGCGCCGTGCTCGAGTGCGCTGGCATCCACGATGTCCTGTCCAAGTCGCTGGGCTCGTCGAACACGATCAACATCGTGCACGCGACGGTCGCCGCGCTGAAGCAGCTCGAGGAGCCTCGTGCGGTCGCCGCCCGTCGCGGACTCGAGTTCGACCAGGTCGCCCCCGCGCGTCTGGTCCGTGCCGAGGCCGACGCCCTGGCCGGCTCGAAGGCAGGTGCCTGA
- the rpmD gene encoding 50S ribosomal protein L30 — protein sequence MAARLKVTQVKSKVSEKQNQRDTLRSLGLKRIGDSVVRPDDAQTRGYVKTVAHLVKVEEID from the coding sequence ATGGCTGCCCGTCTGAAAGTGACCCAGGTGAAGTCCAAGGTGAGCGAGAAGCAGAACCAGCGCGACACGCTGCGTTCGCTCGGTCTGAAGCGGATCGGCGACTCCGTCGTCCGTCCCGACGACGCGCAGACGCGCGGCTACGTCAAGACCGTCGCGCACCTCGTCAAGGTTGAGGAGATCGACTGA
- the rplO gene encoding 50S ribosomal protein L15, giving the protein MAEKAEKNDAVEAETVKAPAKKTAKAADKPAAAKKAPAASSAKAAANASEKGAPKAAKKADAPASRPGVLKVHHLRPVPGSNTAKTRVGRGEGSKGKTAGRGTKGQKARYQVKVGFEGGQMPLHMRTPKLRGFKNPFRVEYQVVNLDKLSELYPAGGEVTISDLVAKGAVRKNEKVKVLGTGDIAVKLDVSVDKVSGSAEQKIVAAGGTVK; this is encoded by the coding sequence ATGGCTGAGAAGGCCGAGAAGAACGACGCCGTCGAGGCGGAGACCGTGAAGGCCCCCGCCAAGAAGACGGCCAAGGCAGCCGACAAGCCGGCCGCCGCCAAGAAGGCGCCTGCCGCGTCGTCCGCGAAGGCTGCGGCGAACGCGTCCGAGAAGGGTGCCCCCAAGGCCGCCAAGAAGGCGGATGCCCCGGCATCCCGCCCCGGCGTCCTCAAGGTCCACCACCTCCGTCCCGTCCCCGGGTCCAACACCGCCAAGACCCGCGTGGGTCGCGGTGAGGGCTCCAAGGGAAAGACGGCCGGTCGTGGCACCAAGGGCCAGAAGGCCCGCTACCAGGTCAAGGTCGGCTTCGAGGGTGGGCAGATGCCGCTGCACATGCGCACCCCGAAGCTCCGCGGGTTCAAGAACCCGTTCCGGGTGGAGTACCAGGTCGTCAACCTCGACAAGCTCTCCGAGCTGTACCCCGCCGGCGGAGAGGTCACCATCAGCGACCTCGTCGCCAAGGGCGCGGTGCGCAAGAACGAGAAGGTCAAGGTGCTGGGCACCGGCGACATCGCCGTGAAGCTCGACGTCTCCGTGGACAAGGTCTCCGGCTCCGCCGAGCAGAAGATCGTCGCCGCGGGCGGCACCGTCAAGTAG
- the secY gene encoding preprotein translocase subunit SecY, with protein MFSAIARVFRTPDLRRKIAFTLAIIAIYRLGAHVPSPFVDFPNVQSCLAASSGTEGLLSLVNLFSGGALLQLSIFALGVMPYITATIIVQLLRVVIPHFETLYKEGQAGQARLTQYTRYLTIALALLQSTTLVTVARSGQLFGNTGIPECTNLLTNDVWWAQLLMIITMTAGTGLIMWFAELVTEKGIGNGMSILIFTSIAAAFPASMWAIAQTKGFETFLLVLAVGILVVALVVFVEQSQRRVPVQYAKRMVGRRTYGGTNTYIPIKVNMAGVVPVIFASSLLYIPALIAQFNQPQAGQTAPDWVVWITNYLTKGDHPLYMVLYFLLIVGFTYFYVAITFNPVEVADNMKKYGGFIPGIRAGRPTAEYLDYVLTRITLPGSIYLGLIALLPLIALATVGANQNFPFGGASILIIVGVGLETVKQIDAQLQQRHYEGLLR; from the coding sequence TTGTTCAGCGCCATCGCGCGGGTCTTCCGCACACCTGATCTGCGGCGGAAGATCGCATTCACCCTGGCGATCATCGCCATCTACCGTCTCGGTGCGCACGTGCCGTCTCCGTTCGTGGACTTCCCGAACGTGCAGTCGTGCCTCGCAGCGAGCTCCGGGACCGAGGGTCTCCTGTCCCTCGTCAACCTCTTCTCGGGCGGCGCGCTCCTGCAGCTGTCCATTTTCGCGCTCGGCGTGATGCCGTACATCACGGCCACGATCATCGTGCAGCTGCTGCGCGTCGTGATCCCGCACTTCGAGACGCTGTACAAGGAGGGCCAGGCCGGTCAGGCCCGGCTCACCCAGTACACCCGCTACCTCACGATCGCGCTGGCGCTGCTGCAGTCCACGACGCTGGTCACGGTCGCACGCAGCGGACAGCTGTTCGGCAACACCGGCATCCCCGAGTGCACGAACCTCCTCACGAACGACGTGTGGTGGGCGCAGCTGCTCATGATCATCACGATGACCGCCGGCACCGGCCTCATCATGTGGTTCGCCGAGCTCGTCACGGAGAAGGGCATCGGCAACGGCATGTCGATCCTGATCTTCACGTCGATCGCCGCCGCGTTCCCCGCGTCGATGTGGGCCATCGCCCAGACCAAGGGCTTCGAGACCTTCCTGCTGGTCCTCGCCGTCGGCATCCTTGTCGTCGCCCTCGTGGTGTTCGTCGAGCAGTCGCAGCGGCGCGTGCCGGTGCAGTACGCCAAGCGCATGGTCGGACGCCGCACCTACGGCGGCACGAACACCTACATCCCGATCAAGGTCAACATGGCCGGCGTCGTGCCCGTCATCTTCGCCTCGTCGCTGCTGTACATCCCCGCCCTCATCGCGCAGTTCAACCAGCCGCAGGCCGGTCAGACCGCGCCGGACTGGGTGGTGTGGATCACGAACTACCTCACCAAGGGCGATCACCCGCTGTACATGGTGCTGTACTTCCTCCTCATCGTCGGCTTCACCTACTTCTACGTCGCGATCACCTTCAACCCCGTCGAGGTCGCCGACAACATGAAGAAGTACGGCGGGTTCATCCCCGGCATCCGTGCCGGTCGGCCGACGGCCGAGTACCTCGACTACGTCCTCACGCGCATCACGCTGCCGGGCTCGATCTACCTCGGCCTCATCGCGCTCCTGCCGCTCATCGCCCTGGCCACGGTCGGCGCCAACCAGAACTTCCCGTTCGGCGGCGCCTCGATTCTGATCATCGTCGGTGTCGGACTCGAGACGGTCAAGCAGATCGACGCGCAGCTCCAGCAGCGCCACTACGAAGGACTCCTGCGATGA
- a CDS encoding adenylate kinase, whose protein sequence is MTARLLIVGPQGSGKGTQGVRVADSFGVPAISTGDMFRAAVAGGSELGTQVREIIQAGNLVPDQLTSKVVQERLSQDDAAQGFLLDGYPRNLGQVEDLDAFLASRDEQLDAVLELVVPRDESISRLTRRAQEQGRTDDTEEVIANRLAIYERETAPILEVYSARGVVDTIDGVGTLDEITDRIVAALQARGLTRPAAV, encoded by the coding sequence ATGACGGCGCGTCTGCTGATCGTCGGCCCGCAGGGCTCCGGCAAGGGCACCCAGGGCGTCCGCGTCGCGGACAGCTTCGGCGTCCCGGCCATCTCCACCGGCGACATGTTCCGCGCCGCCGTCGCGGGGGGATCCGAGCTCGGCACCCAGGTGCGCGAGATCATCCAGGCCGGCAACCTCGTGCCCGACCAGCTCACCAGCAAGGTGGTGCAGGAGAGGCTGTCGCAGGATGACGCGGCTCAGGGCTTCCTCCTCGACGGCTACCCGCGCAACCTCGGCCAGGTCGAAGACCTCGACGCCTTCCTCGCGTCGCGCGACGAGCAGCTCGACGCTGTGCTCGAGCTCGTCGTTCCGCGCGACGAGAGCATCTCGCGCCTCACGCGCCGCGCGCAGGAGCAGGGTCGCACCGACGACACCGAAGAGGTCATCGCCAACCGTCTCGCGATCTACGAGCGCGAGACGGCGCCCATCCTCGAGGTCTACTCCGCCCGTGGAGTCGTCGACACCATCGACGGCGTCGGCACGCTGGACGAGATCACCGATCGCATCGTCGCGGCGCTGCAGGCGCGCGGACTGACGCGTCCGGCCGCCGTCTGA
- the map gene encoding type I methionyl aminopeptidase, producing MASLRRSIYKSPAQLRAMVEPGLITAAALRAARELIVPGRTTAELDAAASAVIVARGAKSNFQMVRGYSHTVCTSVNEQVVHGIPGPRVLQPGDIVSVDAGAEYQGWNGDSALTVVIPDDARPDVVAERVELSRVTEGSLWAGIAALATARRLGEVGAAIQGYIEDSGHDYGILREYVGHGIGRKMHEAPSIFNYRTSDLGPEVRPGLAVAIEPMVVIGDQATLVEDDDWTVSTVDGTAGSHWEHSVAVHDNGIWVLTAPDGGAAGLAPFGVVPTAIQ from the coding sequence GTGGCCTCGCTCCGTCGATCGATCTACAAGTCGCCCGCCCAGCTGCGGGCGATGGTGGAGCCGGGTCTCATCACGGCCGCGGCGCTCCGCGCCGCCCGCGAGCTCATCGTGCCGGGAAGGACGACAGCGGAACTGGATGCCGCGGCATCCGCCGTCATCGTCGCCCGCGGCGCGAAGTCGAACTTCCAGATGGTGCGCGGCTACAGCCACACCGTCTGCACCTCGGTGAACGAGCAGGTGGTGCACGGCATCCCCGGACCGCGGGTGCTCCAGCCCGGCGACATCGTCTCCGTCGACGCGGGCGCGGAGTACCAGGGCTGGAACGGCGACTCTGCCCTCACCGTGGTGATCCCCGATGACGCGCGCCCTGACGTCGTCGCCGAGCGCGTCGAGCTCTCGCGGGTGACCGAGGGGTCGCTCTGGGCAGGCATCGCCGCCCTGGCGACCGCGCGTCGGCTCGGCGAGGTGGGTGCGGCCATCCAGGGCTACATCGAGGACTCCGGGCACGACTACGGCATCCTCCGGGAGTACGTCGGTCACGGCATCGGCCGCAAGATGCACGAGGCGCCGTCGATCTTCAACTACCGCACGTCCGACCTCGGCCCCGAGGTGCGTCCCGGGCTCGCGGTCGCGATCGAGCCCATGGTCGTCATCGGCGACCAGGCCACTCTCGTCGAGGACGACGACTGGACGGTCTCCACGGTGGACGGCACAGCCGGCTCACACTGGGAGCACAGCGTGGCCGTGCACGATAACGGTATCTGGGTGCTCACCGCGCCCGACGGTGGAGCAGCGGGTCTGGCGCCTTTCGGCGTGGTCCCGACTGCCATTCAGTAG